Part of the Pirellulales bacterium genome is shown below.
ATTGTTATCATGTGACGAAACGCGATATTGCCGCTATGCCGTTCCCCGCGACTCTCGCTGGCGATTCCTGCTTTCATCGGCTCGCCGACCGTCTGCTGGGAGATCTTTGGACGCACGCCCAGAAGCGTCAACGGAACCGGGCCAATGGAGAACAACGCGAGGAGGTGAATTTCGACGTGTCGAAGTCAAAGCCAATCCTGGATGAGATCGATGCTATCTTGGCGCGCCACTTCGGGCTAAGTCCTGAAGAGATGGACATGATTGTCAATTACGACGCGAAGTACCGGATTACGGAGTTGGAGTCCTAATTGTGTCTGGCGAGAACTTCTTCGTGACAAACTCTGCGAGCGGGGATCGATACCTCCACTCGCTTCGGAAACTGTTGTCGGGGGCGCATGCCGCAGATTTCGCAGTCAGCTATGTGAAGCTCGGCGGGTGGAATCTGGTGCAGACGGAACTCAAGAGAGCTGGGATAAGCACAGCCACCACGAGGGTGCTTGCGACGAGTCAGTTGGGCGTTACCCAGCCGCAAGCCGTTGAAGCTATACGAGACTCCGGCGTGCTGATTCGAAACTACGTTGGCGGGAAAGTATTTCACGCCAAAGCGATCATTGCTTACGATGGCACAGGTAAGCCGGTAGGAGCGATTGTGGGCAGCGCGAATCTGAGCGAATCGGCCTTGAATCGCGCCGTGGAGTGTGGCATACGAACAACGGATCCGAGCGTGCTGGACGACCTACGAACATGGTTTGAGTCGCTTATCTCCGATAAGCGACAGACCCGAGAGTTCTCGGATGTCGACTTAGAATTCCTTGAACAGACTTGGAGGACGTCGTCGGCCCTCCGACTGCGTCAGGCATTTGAAACTCCGATCGCAGCTGTGCGAAGCGGCGTTATCGAGGTGGATCCCGAGTCGCTCGAAGATCTGTTCGTCACCGTCGCGATTCCCATCGCGACCCTAAACATCGATCATGCTGGGAACAACATTCGCAACCTTCATCACCTGCGAGAAGTCCTTCGCGAGTTTCCTCGCTTGTCAGCTAATCCTCGTCTGGCGGCGAAGCAGCGGAGTGACCTTCGCCTTCTCGGGTTGCTGGCCCGCGATAACAATCTAACGGCACTTGGACGCGAGGCAAAGAACCGATTTCGAAGCGAGGCGCGGCTCGCGAGCCTTTGGTGCAAGTGGGTGGCCCGCACTCCCGATGCGGCTTTGGACGCGATTAATCCACGCATTCGTGCTTTTAAGCGCGCGGCTGATCGGTTCTGGACGCTGCGGGAAGAAGTCCAACGATTCTTTTTTGATAATCTTACGAAACCATCGGAGCGTCTGACGCTGCAATGTATCGAACTGGTGTGCAGCGGCAGCGCTGTCGTCAGTGCGCTCGAAATTGAAGACTTGCGCCGGCTCGCGACAGTTATCCACGGGCCTGAGTTACCAACTCCGCTACGTCATGCCGTGGACGACTACTTTGAGAATAAGGGCCGGCGATCTTGGCGCGACGATGACCGGAGAATCGTGCTTGAGGCGTGGAAAGAAATAGCTCGTTAGCCAACATGCCAAACACGAATCGGGACGAAAAGCGATGCGCGATCTTGCCCGCGAACGATCGCATGGAACTCGCTTTGTTCGCCGAGTTTTTGCAAGGCCTGAACGAGGTGGGGACGAATCGATGCGAAGCGAGCACAGGTCAAATCAAGAAGGGCGTCAGCACGCTAGCT
Proteins encoded:
- a CDS encoding phospholipase D-like domain-containing protein translates to MSGENFFVTNSASGDRYLHSLRKLLSGAHAADFAVSYVKLGGWNLVQTELKRAGISTATTRVLATSQLGVTQPQAVEAIRDSGVLIRNYVGGKVFHAKAIIAYDGTGKPVGAIVGSANLSESALNRAVECGIRTTDPSVLDDLRTWFESLISDKRQTREFSDVDLEFLEQTWRTSSALRLRQAFETPIAAVRSGVIEVDPESLEDLFVTVAIPIATLNIDHAGNNIRNLHHLREVLREFPRLSANPRLAAKQRSDLRLLGLLARDNNLTALGREAKNRFRSEARLASLWCKWVARTPDAALDAINPRIRAFKRAADRFWTLREEVQRFFFDNLTKPSERLTLQCIELVCSGSAVVSALEIEDLRRLATVIHGPELPTPLRHAVDDYFENKGRRSWRDDDRRIVLEAWKEIAR